In Nitratireductor mangrovi, the genomic window CTCGGAACGACAGTTCCGGGGTGGGCGGACATGGCGGCGGCCGAGAAATGGATCAATGACGAGTTCCAGCCCTCGACACTCTCGATGGACGAGCAGAAGGCCGAGATGGAATGGTTCATCAAGGCCGCCGAACCGTTTGCCGGCATGGAGATCAACGTCCTTTCCGAAACGATCCCCACGCACACCTATGAGTCGGAGGTGCTGACCAAGGCGTTCGAGGAGATCACCGGCATCAAGGTCAACCACCAGCTGCTCGGCGAGGGCGAAGTCGTCCAGGCCGTGCAGACCCAGATGCAGACAAACCGCAACCTCTACGACGCCTATGTCAACGACTCCGACCTGATCGGCACGCATTCGCGTCTGCAGAGCGCGGTGAATCTGAGCGAATGGATGGAGGGCGAGGGCAAGGACGTAACCAATCCTGGCCTAGACATCGAAGACTTCATAGGCATCTCGTTCACGACCGGACCGGACGGCAAGATCTGGCAACTGCCGGACCAGCAGTTCGCGAACCTGTACTGGTATCGGAAGGACTGGTTCGACCGGCCCGAGATCAAGGACAAGTTCAAGGAGATGTACGGTTACGACCTCGGTGTGCCGGTGAACTGGTCGGCCTATGAGGATATCGCCGAGTTCTTCTCCGAGCACGTCAAGGAGATAGACGGCGTGCGCGTCTATGGCCACATGGACTACGGCAAGCGCGCCCCCGACCTTGGCTGGCGCATGACCGACGCCTGGCTTTCGATGGCCGGCGCCGGCTCCAAGGGCCTGCCGAACGGACGCCCGATCGACGAGTGGGGCATCCGCATGGAAGAGGGTTCGTGCAATCCGGCCGGCGCCTCGGTCAGCCGTGGCGGCGCCGCCAACGGCCCGGCCGCGGTCTACGCGATCCGCAAATGGGACGAGTGGCTGCGTCAGTACGCGCCTCCGGGTGCGGCCGACCTCGACTTCTACCAGTCGCTGCCGGCGCTCAGCCAGGGTAACGTCGCCCAGCAGATCTTCTGGTACACGGCGTTCACGGCGGACATGGTGAAGTCGAAGGCGGACGGCAACAACACCGTCGACGACGAGGGAACGCCGCTATGGAAGATGGCGCCGTCCCCGCATGGCCCGTATTGGGAAGAGGGCATGAAGATCGGCTATCAGGACGCCGGTTCGTGGACGCTGTTCAAGTCGACCCCGGTCGAGCGCCGCAAGGCGGCCTGGCTTTATGCGCAGTTCGTCACCTCCAAGACCGTGGACGTGAAAAAGAGCCATGTCGGCCTGACCGTCATCCGCGACTCCACCATCAACCATGAATCCTTCAGCGAACGCGCGCCGAAGCTGGGTGGCCTGGTCGAGTTCTACCGCTCGCCCGACCGCGTCATGTGGACGCCGACCGGCGTCAACGTGCCCGATTATCCGAAGCTGGCCCAGATCTGGTGGCAGCAGATCGGTGACGTGAACTCCGGCGCCTTTACGCCTCAGGAGGCGATGGACCGGCTTGCTTCCGAGATGGACCAGACCATGGCCCGCATGCAGGCCGCCGACGAGGCCGCCAATGTCTATGGCGGCTGCGGCCCGCGCCTCAACGAGGAAAAGGATCCCTCCGAGTGGCTCGGCAAGGGCGGCGCCAAGGCAAAGCTCGACAACGAGAAGCCGCAGGGCGAGACGGTGGCATATGAGGAGATCATCAAGCGCTGGCAGTAAGCCGGCGCTTGGCGGGAGGGTTTTCCCGCGCCACAATCAGGGGAGACGGCCACGGCCGTCTCCCTTTTGCAAGAAGGACCGTTTTCGGGGGGAGGACGCATGGCAGGCCATGTTCTCGCGATCGACCAGGGCACGACGTCGAGCCGGGCGATCGTCTTTGACGGCGAGATGAAGATCGTCGCCGTGGGCCAGCAGGAATTCCCCCAGCACTACCCCGCCTCGGGCTGGGTCGAGCATGACCCGGAGGACATCTGGCGGACCGTCGTCGCGACCGTGAAGGAGGCGCTGAAGAAGGCGAAGCTGACGGCTGCCGACATCGCCGCGATCGGCATCACCAACCAGCGCGAGACGGTGGTGATCTGGGACAAGGCGAGCGGCAAGCCGATCCACAACGCCATCGTCTGGCAGGACCGGCGCACGGCCCAGATGTGCGAAAAGCTCAAGAAGAAGGGGCTGGAGGCGAAGTTCACCAAAAAGACCGGGCTGTTGCTCGATCCCTATTTTTCCGGCACCAAGATCGCCTGGCTGCTGGACAAGGTGAAAGGCTCGCGCAAGCGGGCGGCGAAAGGCGAATTGCTGGCCGGCACGATCGACACCTTCCTGATCTGGCGGCTGACGGGCGGCAAGCTGCACGCCACCGACGCCACCAACGCGTCGCGCACTCTGGTCTATAACATCGCCAGCAACGAATGGGACGGCGAGCTCCTGAAGATACTCGATATCCCGGCTGCGATGCTGCCGGCGGTGAAGGACTGCGCAGACGATTTCGGCGTCACCGAGAAGGGCCTGTTCGGCGCCGAAATCCCGATCCGGGGTGTCGCCGGCGACCAGCAGGCGGCGACCATCGGCCAGGCCTGCTTCAAGCCCGGCATGATGAAATCGACCTATGGCACCGGCTGCTTCGCGCTGCTCAACACCGGCACCGACATGGTCAGGTCGAAAAACCGGCTGCTGACCACCATCGCCTACCGGCTCAACGGCAAGACCACCTATGCGCTGGAAGGCTCGATCTTCATCGCCGGCGCGGCGGTGCAATGGCTGCGCGACGGCCTGAAGACGATCGGCAAGGCCGAAGAGACGGGCGTTCTGGCCGAAAGGGCCGATCCGACCCAGCAGGTCTATCTGGTGCCGGCCTTTGTCGGCCTCGGTGCCCCGCACTGGGACGCCAATGCGCGCGGCGCGATCTTCGGGCTGACGCGCAATTCCGGCCCGGCCGAGTTCGCCCGGGCGGTGCTGGAATCTGTGGCCTTCCAGACCCGCGACCTGCTTGATGCGATGAAGAAGGACTGGAAGTCCGGCGCCGCCAGAACGGTGTTGCGCGTCGATGGCGGCATGGTCGCCTCGGACTGGACCATGCAATGCCTGGCCGACATCCTCGACGCGCCGGTGGACCGGCCGAACATCCTGGAAACGACGGCGCTCGGAGCGGCGTGGCTCGCCGGCTCCAAGGCCGGCGTCTGGCCGAAGCAGGCCGAATTCGCCAAATCATGGGCACTCGAGCGGCGGTTCGAGCCGGAAATGTCGGCGGCCGAGCGCAAGCGCAAGGTCAGGGGCTGGCGCGACGCGGTCCGCCGGACATTGTCCTAGCATCGTCGCTTTCGGCGGGAATACTTACGGCCAGCCAGCCGAAGAGGGGTTGGTCGAGCCGATGCCGAAACGGCTATCATCCTGCGCAGCTTGACTTTTCTTCTTGGCAGTCGGTACGTTTTGCTTGCGGTAGGAGGAACGGTACGATGCGGAATGCGATCATTGCCGCAGGCATCATCGCGATGGCGAGCCTGCAAGGTGCTGGCGCGGCTGCTGCGGCCGATCTGGTCATCGCCATGCCCAACTGGCCGTCGGGCCAGGCGACCGCCAACATTCTCAAGGAAAGCGTCGAGAAGCAGTTCGGGCTTTCGGTCGAAGTGCGCGAACTGGGCACGCTGACCGCCTTCGCCGGTCTCGATTCCGGTGAAATCGACATCCACCCCGAGGTGTGGCGGCCCAACCTCGACGATCTGATCAAGCGCTATGCCGTCGACCGCGGCTCGGTCACCCTGAGCATATTCGGCGTGCCGGCATGGCAAGGCCTGTGCGCCACGCCGGAGGCGGCGCTTTCCGGCATCACCGCCGTCTCCGATCTCACCGATCCGGAAAAGACGGCGATGCTCGATACCGATGGCGACGGCTTGGGCGAGTTGTGGATCGGCGCGCCAACCTGGTCGTCGACCGGGATCGAGCGCGTCCGCGCCAACAGCTACGGATACGCGCCCCACATGACGCTGGTCGAGGCCGAGGAAGAGGTGGCGATGGCCGCGGTCGATGCCGCCGTGGCGACAAGCCGCCCGATGGTGTTCGCCTGCTATGCGCCGCATCACGTGTTCAAGCTGCACGACGTGGTACGACTGGAGGAGCCGGAATACGACCGCGCCAAATGGCAGATCGTGTCGGCTGCCGACGACCCGTTGTGGATTTCGAAGTCGACAGCATCGACAGGCTGGAACATCGCGCACTTCCACATCGCCTATGCGTCGAGCCTTGCCGAGGAGCGTCCGGACGTGGCCGCCTTCCTGGAAAAGGTCGACTTCACGCCGGCGGAAATCACCGAGATGACCTACGCTCTTTCGGTCGATCGCAAGGAACCGGCCGCCTATGCCGAGCAATGGGTCGCCGCGCATGAGGAAAGGGTTCGCGGGTGGGCGAAATGATGGCTGACAAGATGCAGGGCCGCGCCGGCCGGCCGGCACGACGCAGGCTTTCCCTCGCTTTGGTGGCGACGGCTCTGGGGCTCGGCACCGTGGCGGCGCTCGCCGCGGGCACGCAGATCTTCGATCCCAAGACGCGGACCTGGATCGACTACGACCGCAAGAAGGCGCACCAATACTACGCCGCGCACGGCCAGGTGCCGGAGGCCTTCCGCCGCCAGCTCGTCAAGTTCCGCACGGCGGAAAAGCCGGGCACGATCATCATCGACGGCAACCAGCATTTCCTCTACCTCGTGCAGCCCGGCCACAAGGCGATCCGCTACGGCATCGGGGTCGGCCGCGAGGGCTTCGGCTGGGCCGGGATCGTCAAGATCGGGCGCACGGCGGAGTGGCCGACATGGACGCCGCCGGCCGAGATGGTGGCGCGTGATCCCAATGCGGCCAAATGGGCCGGCGGCATGCCGGGCGGCCCAAGCAATCCGCTCGGCGCGCGCGCGCTTTACCTCTACGAAGGCGGCCAAGACACCATCTATCGCATTCATGGCACGCCGGAGCCGTGGACGATCGGGCTCGACGTGTCGTCAGGCTGCATCCGCATGAACAATGACGACGTCGTGCATCTGCACGAGCGCATCCAGGTCGGAGCCAAGGTGATCGTGCTCATGCAGGGGGCCGCGCTCTACAAGGGCGTCTGAGGCAGCGGGAGCCGTCAAGCTGGAAGGGGAAGCAATGCCGTCATCGAGATTGGAAACCGCCACCACAAAGCGCGCGGCGTTGCTCGTGGTCGCTGCCATGGCGATCGCGCCGCTTGCCGGCTGCATGTCGACGCCGGCGCCCCAGGAACAGGCGCGCAATACGCTGAACACCGCGCCGGCCGACCTGCAGCTTCTGTGCGCCAGTGCCGCAGCCGAGGCGATGGGCGCCGACAGCGACAAGACCTTGCCGGTCGCTTCGCGCCAGCTCGACAGCAAGAACTATCAGGTCGACGTCGATGCCGCCGGCCAGAAGACCTCCTGCATCGTCGATACCGACGGCAACGTGAAGTCTGTCCAGCCGGCCTGACAAGGCCTTTGAAAGCCAGAAAGTCCGGGGCGCGATGCGCCCCGGACTTTCATCGTTTCCTCAATAATAGGGCGAGATGCACTGGCGGCGCGGGCCCTCATAGGGCTGGAAGCTATTGTCGCGCAGCCGGTACGACCGGTAGCGGTCGAAACACCAGTCGACATGCGCCTCGTTCAGCTGCGTGCGCGGGCCGTCATTGATCGCGCCGGTGATGATGGCGCCGGCGATGAAGGCGGCCGCCGGGAACCACCAGCCGTCATATTCGCGGTAGCCGGGCCGGCGGTGGCGATAGCCGCGATGGCCGTTGAGGTAGAAGTGATCGCCACGGCGATGCAGGCGGCGATGGTCACGGCGCGCCTCGCGGCGATCGCGGCGGAACTCGCGCCTGAACTCGCGGCGGTCACGACGGAAGTCGCGCCCATCGAAGTTGCGGCCGCCACGGTGGCGGCGAATGAACGCGTCCGGACCCTGCACGGTTGTCACCGCGCTTTCGGGCGCACGCGGCGCGAAGTTCATCGATGCCGCCTGGGCTGGAACGATGCTCGAACCGGCGATGGCAAGCGCCACGCCGCCGGCAAGCCATGATTTGAAGAGCGTTTTCATCATCATCTCCTGGGCAAGGTTGTCGTGTCCCTTCGCATCGAAACGGCTGGCGGGCAGGCTGGTTCCGCAGGAACAACCTCAGGCAGGGAGACGAACGCTTCCGCGAAGGCGCCGGCGCGGAGATCGCTAATCGGAAAAAAGGATCGAGACCATGTTGCCCGGATGGCGCTCGATGCGGCCGGCAAGGTCGAGCTCGAGCAGCACCATGAAAACCTGCGCCGGGTGAAGGCCGGTGTGGCGAATGATGTCGTCGACCGGCACGGGCGTCGGTCCGAGCGTCTCGATGACGCGGGCGCGATCATCGTCGCCGGGCGGCGGCGTCGCGGCAAAGTCCGGCGGCTCATCGAATTCCTCGGACGGCGGCGGCGGCCGGCCGAGCAAGGGCGCCACCTGCTCGATGACGTCGCGCGCCTCGGTGACCAGGAGCGCGCCATCCTTCAGGAGCCCGTTGGTGCCGGCCGCGCGCGGATCGAGCGGCGAGCCGGGCACGGCGCAGACCAGCCGGCCCATCTCGCCGGCGAGCCGCGCCGAGATCAGCGAGCCGGAGCGCAACGCCGCCTCGACCACGACAAGGGCATGGGCGCTGCCGGCAATGAGGCGGTTGCGGCGCGGAAAGTCGCGGGCGCGGGGTTCCCAGCCGAACGGCATCTCGGTGACGATGGCGCCGCCACGCTCCGGAATTTCGTCGTAGAGCGCGCGATTTTCCGGCGGATAGGGCCTGTCGATCCCGCCTGCCAGGACGGCGATCGTGCCGGTAGGCAATGCGCCCTGATGGGCGGCCGCGTCGATGCCGCGCGCCAGACCGGAGGCTACCGCGAAGCCCTCGCTCCCGAGTGCTGCGGCCATGTTTCGTGCGATCTTGATGCCTGACAACGAGGCGTTGCGGGCACCGACGATGGCAACGGCCGGCAGATCGAAGACGGCGGGTTCGCCCCTGACCGCGATCAGCGGCGGCGGATGCTCCATGACCTTGAGCAGCGGCGGATAACCGGGCTCGCCGAGGGCGATCAGCCGTGCACCGAACCGGGCAAGGGCGGCAAGTTCCGCCTCGGCATCCTCCTCGGTGCAGATTTTCATGGGACGGGACGCGCCGCCGCTGCGCATCAGGCGGGGCAGGGCGTCGAGGGCCGCGTCGGCCGAACCGAAGCGGTTGATCAGGTCGCGAAAGGTGGCCGGGCCGACATTTTCGGTGCGGATGAGCCGGAGCCAGTTGAGCCTCTGGCGGTCGCTTAGGCGACGCTGTCCCGCGGCCCCGCCGGCGTTCACCCCTTCGCTCCGATGCGGGTCTCGGTACCGTTCAGCAGCCGGCCGATGTTGGCCCGGTGCTTGAAGAAGACGATCACGCTCATCAGCGTGAAGAGTTCGGCGGCCTGGACGAAGTTCAGGAGATAAAGCACAACCGGTACCGCGACCGCGGCGACCAGCGCGGCCAACGAGGAATAGCGCGTGACGAGCGCGACCCCGAGCCAGGCGACGGCGAAGGCGAGCGCGCCCTGCCAGGCGATGGCGACCAGCACGCCAAGATAGGTCGCCACGCCCTTGCCGCCCCTGAAGCCGAGCCAGACCGGGAAAAGATGCCCGAGAAAGGCGCCGAGGCCGGCCACGACCGCCTGGTCGGGCCCGTAGAGGCCGGCCAAGAGGACGGCGGCGCTGCCCTTCAGCGCGTCGAGCAGCAGGGTGAGGGCGGCAAGGCCCTTGTTGCCGGTGCGCAGGACATTGGTGGCGCCGATATTGCCGGAGCCGATCTTGCGCACGTCGCCGAGGCCAGCGGCGCGCGTTAGAATGAGCCCAAACGGGATCGAGCCGAGCAGGTAGCCGAAGACAAGCGCTGCGATGAGGTAGGGAAGGGCGAGTTGCCAGCTGATCGGATCGGGCATCGGATAATCCTGTCTGGGCCGTCGCCCGGTATCAGGTTGTAAACACTGTGCGGCCTGCCACCATAGTTTGCAAGACCCGACCCTGCATGCGCGCGCCCTCGAACGACGTGTTCTTCGAGCGCGATCGAATGCCGGCCTCCTCGACGATCCAGGGTTCGTCGAGATTGACGACGATGAGGTCCGCCGGCGCGCCGGGTGCAAGCGAGCCGCCGGGCAGCCCGAACCGCTTCGCAGGCGCCGTCGACAGCAGTTCGACCAGGCGCATGAGCGGCACGTCGCCGGAATGATGCAACCGCAGGGCAGCGGCAAGCAAGGTTTCCAGCCCGATCGCCCCGTCGGCGGCATCGGCAAACGGCAGACGTTTGGTGTCGACATCCTGCGGGTCATGCGAGGAAACGATGATATCGAGCGTTCCCTCGCGCACGGCCTCGATCATCGCCAGCCTGTCCTCCTCGGCCCGCAGCGGCGGCGACATGCGGAAGAAGGTCCGGTATTCGCCGACGTCGTGTTCGTTCAGCGAAAGGTGGTTGATGGTGACCGCGGCGGTCACGTCGGCATGGTCCTGCTTGGCGCGGGCGATCGCGGCCGCCGAAAGCGCGGTCGAGATCGAGGCGGCATGGTAGGAGGCGCCGGTAAGCCGGGCGAGGTAAAGGTCGCGCTCGAGCGGGATCGCCTCAGCCTCGCGCGGCACGCCGGGCAGGCCGAGCCAGCTGGCAAAAAGCCCTTCGTTCATGACGCCGGCGGCGGCGAGGTCGCGGTCCTGCGTCATGTGCGAGACGACGATGCCGAAATCGCTGGCGTAAGTCAGCGCCCGGCGCATGACCAGCGAATTGGCGATGGTGCGGCGGCCGTCGGAAAGCGCGACGGCACCGGCCGCCGAGAGCAGCCCGAACTCGGTGATCTCGCGCCCCTCGAGATGGCGCGTGATCGCCGCGGCCGGGTGAATGTTGACGCTGGCCGTGTCGCGGGCGGTGCGCAGCACGAACTCGACCAGCGACACGTCGTCGATGATCGGATCGGTGTCCGGCATCATGACGAGCGACGTGACGCCGCCGGCGGCGGCCGCCGCGCTCGCCGAGGCCATGGTCTCGCGGTGCTCGGCGCCCGGTTCGGAAATGAAGACCTTG contains:
- a CDS encoding ABC transporter substrate-binding protein — encoded protein: MRTKLMASVAALALLGTTVPGWADMAAAEKWINDEFQPSTLSMDEQKAEMEWFIKAAEPFAGMEINVLSETIPTHTYESEVLTKAFEEITGIKVNHQLLGEGEVVQAVQTQMQTNRNLYDAYVNDSDLIGTHSRLQSAVNLSEWMEGEGKDVTNPGLDIEDFIGISFTTGPDGKIWQLPDQQFANLYWYRKDWFDRPEIKDKFKEMYGYDLGVPVNWSAYEDIAEFFSEHVKEIDGVRVYGHMDYGKRAPDLGWRMTDAWLSMAGAGSKGLPNGRPIDEWGIRMEEGSCNPAGASVSRGGAANGPAAVYAIRKWDEWLRQYAPPGAADLDFYQSLPALSQGNVAQQIFWYTAFTADMVKSKADGNNTVDDEGTPLWKMAPSPHGPYWEEGMKIGYQDAGSWTLFKSTPVERRKAAWLYAQFVTSKTVDVKKSHVGLTVIRDSTINHESFSERAPKLGGLVEFYRSPDRVMWTPTGVNVPDYPKLAQIWWQQIGDVNSGAFTPQEAMDRLASEMDQTMARMQAADEAANVYGGCGPRLNEEKDPSEWLGKGGAKAKLDNEKPQGETVAYEEIIKRWQ
- the glpK gene encoding glycerol kinase GlpK encodes the protein MAGHVLAIDQGTTSSRAIVFDGEMKIVAVGQQEFPQHYPASGWVEHDPEDIWRTVVATVKEALKKAKLTAADIAAIGITNQRETVVIWDKASGKPIHNAIVWQDRRTAQMCEKLKKKGLEAKFTKKTGLLLDPYFSGTKIAWLLDKVKGSRKRAAKGELLAGTIDTFLIWRLTGGKLHATDATNASRTLVYNIASNEWDGELLKILDIPAAMLPAVKDCADDFGVTEKGLFGAEIPIRGVAGDQQAATIGQACFKPGMMKSTYGTGCFALLNTGTDMVRSKNRLLTTIAYRLNGKTTYALEGSIFIAGAAVQWLRDGLKTIGKAEETGVLAERADPTQQVYLVPAFVGLGAPHWDANARGAIFGLTRNSGPAEFARAVLESVAFQTRDLLDAMKKDWKSGAARTVLRVDGGMVASDWTMQCLADILDAPVDRPNILETTALGAAWLAGSKAGVWPKQAEFAKSWALERRFEPEMSAAERKRKVRGWRDAVRRTLS
- a CDS encoding glycine betaine ABC transporter substrate-binding protein; translated protein: MRNAIIAAGIIAMASLQGAGAAAAADLVIAMPNWPSGQATANILKESVEKQFGLSVEVRELGTLTAFAGLDSGEIDIHPEVWRPNLDDLIKRYAVDRGSVTLSIFGVPAWQGLCATPEAALSGITAVSDLTDPEKTAMLDTDGDGLGELWIGAPTWSSTGIERVRANSYGYAPHMTLVEAEEEVAMAAVDAAVATSRPMVFACYAPHHVFKLHDVVRLEEPEYDRAKWQIVSAADDPLWISKSTASTGWNIAHFHIAYASSLAEERPDVAAFLEKVDFTPAEITEMTYALSVDRKEPAAYAEQWVAAHEERVRGWAK
- a CDS encoding L,D-transpeptidase encodes the protein MADKMQGRAGRPARRRLSLALVATALGLGTVAALAAGTQIFDPKTRTWIDYDRKKAHQYYAAHGQVPEAFRRQLVKFRTAEKPGTIIIDGNQHFLYLVQPGHKAIRYGIGVGREGFGWAGIVKIGRTAEWPTWTPPAEMVARDPNAAKWAGGMPGGPSNPLGARALYLYEGGQDTIYRIHGTPEPWTIGLDVSSGCIRMNNDDVVHLHERIQVGAKVIVLMQGAALYKGV
- a CDS encoding BA14K family protein — protein: MKTLFKSWLAGGVALAIAGSSIVPAQAASMNFAPRAPESAVTTVQGPDAFIRRHRGGRNFDGRDFRRDRREFRREFRRDRREARRDHRRLHRRGDHFYLNGHRGYRHRRPGYREYDGWWFPAAAFIAGAIITGAINDGPRTQLNEAHVDWCFDRYRSYRLRDNSFQPYEGPRRQCISPYY
- the dprA gene encoding DNA-processing protein DprA encodes the protein MNAGGAAGQRRLSDRQRLNWLRLIRTENVGPATFRDLINRFGSADAALDALPRLMRSGGASRPMKICTEEDAEAELAALARFGARLIALGEPGYPPLLKVMEHPPPLIAVRGEPAVFDLPAVAIVGARNASLSGIKIARNMAAALGSEGFAVASGLARGIDAAAHQGALPTGTIAVLAGGIDRPYPPENRALYDEIPERGGAIVTEMPFGWEPRARDFPRRNRLIAGSAHALVVVEAALRSGSLISARLAGEMGRLVCAVPGSPLDPRAAGTNGLLKDGALLVTEARDVIEQVAPLLGRPPPPSEEFDEPPDFAATPPPGDDDRARVIETLGPTPVPVDDIIRHTGLHPAQVFMVLLELDLAGRIERHPGNMVSILFSD
- the plsY gene encoding glycerol-3-phosphate 1-O-acyltransferase PlsY produces the protein MPDPISWQLALPYLIAALVFGYLLGSIPFGLILTRAAGLGDVRKIGSGNIGATNVLRTGNKGLAALTLLLDALKGSAAVLLAGLYGPDQAVVAGLGAFLGHLFPVWLGFRGGKGVATYLGVLVAIAWQGALAFAVAWLGVALVTRYSSLAALVAAVAVPVVLYLLNFVQAAELFTLMSVIVFFKHRANIGRLLNGTETRIGAKG
- a CDS encoding dihydroorotase, producing the protein MTVTAFTNARVIDPSRGLDERGTVIVDGDTIAAAGAGAANQGTPDGAEIVDCRGRAVMPGLIDAKVFISEPGAEHRETMASASAAAAAGGVTSLVMMPDTDPIIDDVSLVEFVLRTARDTASVNIHPAAAITRHLEGREITEFGLLSAAGAVALSDGRRTIANSLVMRRALTYASDFGIVVSHMTQDRDLAAAGVMNEGLFASWLGLPGVPREAEAIPLERDLYLARLTGASYHAASISTALSAAAIARAKQDHADVTAAVTINHLSLNEHDVGEYRTFFRMSPPLRAEEDRLAMIEAVREGTLDIIVSSHDPQDVDTKRLPFADAADGAIGLETLLAAALRLHHSGDVPLMRLVELLSTAPAKRFGLPGGSLAPGAPADLIVVNLDEPWIVEEAGIRSRSKNTSFEGARMQGRVLQTMVAGRTVFTT